The DNA window CTGGCTTCCTTGTTTTACTCCTCCAAAAATAACAAGTTGTTTTAGGGGAAGATATTTTCCGTATGCATTAATATTTTCTTCAATCTGAATAGCCAATTCTCTCGTTGGCGTAAGGATTAAAGCTTTTATATGCTTATTTGGAATTTTATTTTTAGATAAGTTCTGTAGAATAGGAATGGAAAAGGCTGCTGTTTTGCCGGTTCCGGTTTGGGCACAGCCTAAAAAGTCTCTGCCTTGTAAAATATCAGGAATAGATCTTTCCTGGATAGGGGTGGGATTAGTATATCCTTGTTCCTGGATTGCCTTAGCAATAGGTTCTATTAAGTTTAAGTCTGTAAAATTCAAATGAATTATTTTAAAATTTAAATAAAAATTCCTTCAGTCTGAAAGAATTACATTTTGCAAAGGTAATCTAAATATTTTTAAGAAATTGAAGTGGAGTTAATCTAGTTTAATGTACTTAAAAATAAATGGTTATGCTTTTTGTAGATTGTTTTCAATTTAGTCTCTTTATGAGCTAAAATAACCGGCATAGAAACTTTATAATTTTTTAATCTAATTAAATAAGGAATTATGGTAGGTAAGGCGTATATTTGAGGAACAACTAAAAAAATAACCATGAAAAAGATCGTCATTCTACTTGCTGCCATAACCGGTATGCACGCTAACGCTCAATGGAATCTTACCGGAAATGCAGGTACAACTCCCGGAACCAACTTTATTGGGACAACAGACAACCAGTCTTTGGTTTTTAAAACAAATAATACCGAAAAAATGAGAATCAATCCGGAAGGAAGATTCATTTTCCACAACATCGCATCAGCAGGGCAAGTGTGGGACAAAAATTTATATTTCGGTGGTGGAATGGATAATTCACCTACAAGTAACAATGCGGTATTCGGAATGGGAGCCCTTACCCAACTTACAGTCGGAGGTGGAAATTTAGCGTTAGGAAATAATGCCCTTTCTTTATTTAGTAATGGATCATTTAATGTAGCAGTAGGATTTAATTCTATGAGAAACAGCGTGTCCGGAAATTATAATACGGCTTTGGGAATGAATGCGCTAGAATATTTTCAAACAGGAAATAGCAATGTTGCAGTAGGAATTTCGGCAATGGGCTCTGGAAGCTTAAGTGGTGATTTTAATACTGCATTGGGTGCAAGTGCATTGAGATATATCAATAGTGGACACTATAATACCATAATAGGAGGAGACTCTTTCAGAGCTCTGGCAAACGGATCCGATAATATCAATGTAGGATATTCTAATGCGAAAGTCATTACTTCCGGAAGTGGTAATATTTTCATAGGAAATCTTATCACTCCATATAATACGACCTCTCCGGAAAAAGAACTGAATATAGGAAACTGGATTGTCGGAAATAATGGAACAATTGGTATTGGGCAATTTACTACTCAATTACCTACAAACGGGATTTCTACGGATGGGCAGAAATATAAATTATTCGTAAAAGACGGAATCAGGACCGAGAAAGTAAAAGTGGATATTGCTGCAAGTAACGGATGGGCAGATTATGTCTTTGAAAAAGATTATCAACTGATGCCATTAAATGATTTAGCGCAGTTCATTAATAAAAATGGACACTTGCCGGAAGTTCCTACGACGGAAGAAGCAATCAAAAACGGTATTGAATTAAAGGAAATGAATATTTTACTTTTAAAGAAAGTAGAGGAACTTACCTTGCATTTAATTGATCAGAATAAAGAGCTAAAAACTCAGAAAGAAGAAATTGAAGCATTGAAAAGTAAAGTCAATTCATTATAGTAATCCAATACTTTTAATATATGAAAACCAAAAATATTTTTTTATTCGTTCTAGCACTTATAGGTGGTGGTCTTCTTCAGGCTCAACACGAAAATGACAACTGGAGATTTGGGAGTAATAACTGGCGTTTTGATACGAATGTTGCGCCAAACGGATTCATTCAAACCACAGGACTAAATCCATATATAAGATATGCCAGCTCAGTAATCAGTGATAAAAATACAGGAAATTTACTTTTTTATTCTAATGGATATAATGTTTATAACAAAAACAATGGTATTATGGATGGCGGAGACCATTTGTTTGGGGCCATTTCTTATGAATACACTTCTATTGGAAATCCATCAGACCAATCTTCTGTGATTGTACCTTTGCCAGGCTCAAATTCAAAATATTATGTGTTTTATATTAATGGAGACAGAAATCTAAAGGACCAGACTACAGTTCCTACTCCGAACCCTGCAACCAATTATGGGCTTAGGTATGCTATTGTAGATATGTCTTTAAACGGCGGCTTAGGTAAAGTGATCTCAAAAAATAACATATTGTTTAGCAATTCCCTGACAAATGCTTTGACTTCTACATTTGGGAGTGATGGGAATTCTTATTGGATCGTAACTGCTAATAACGGTAATATATTATCCTATAAATTAGATGCCAGTGGATTGAATACCACTCCTGTAGTAAGTATTGGAAAGGAATATGGTACTTTTATTAAAATATCTCCTGATTCTAAAAAGCTTTTAACGAGAAAGTATAATGCGATGTGGCTGTCCGATTTTAATAATACAACAGGAAGTGTGACTAATTCAGTTAATATTGTAGCCAATAATAATTTTATAGGATCCTATAATGACGCAAGTGGTACTCCAAACAGTGCAGAATTTTCTCCGGATAGTAATATTGTATATTTTATCGGTGCTCAAGCTTGTTTATGTCTTTACCCTGCTGGCATTATTGGATGGTCTGGGCTATCTATGTATAACATTACTACTGGAAGCCTAGTGGGAGCTGCCAATACAAGTTCTCAATATATTTTCCCGCTTAACGGAACTACTGCGAGTATGCAAAGAGCAACAAACGGGAAAATTTATCTGATATATAATACTAAACAACAGGATGATGGATTTGGGTTTTATAAAGTATCTTTTGGGTCCGATTCCACCTTTCCACCAACTTCATATTCCTGGGGAGTTATTAATACTCCAAATGTCTGGAGTCCTACTGTAAACCCATTAAGCACAATCACTCCGCCGGCAGGAACAAGTAACGGATTTTCTTTTCCTCAATTGATCCCTTCATCAAGTGATGCTGTTAACCCTTGTCCAGATGTTTTAACTATTACGACACCGGTAACATCATCTCAAATCTACCAGGCAGGAAAATCTATTTTTGCCTCCTCGGCTATTAACGATAATCTGACTGTAGACTATAAAGCTGGTTTAAATGTTGATTTATTACCTGGATTCAGCGTTAATGCAGTTACGAATGGAGTATTTAAGGCTTATATCAGCCCATGTACTATTTCAGCTTTCCTTAAAGAAAGAACAGTAGGTGCTATGGAACCCAATTTTGCCAAAACAAATCTTAATACGACGTTCTCTGATGTGAAGATTTATCCAAATCCTGCTTCTACAATAGTTAAAATAGATTCAGGTAGAAATAAGGTTGCAGGTTGGATGCTTTATGATCTTTCAGGAAAAGTTGTTCTGGATGGAAAAGATACAACAATACCTGTAGAAAAATTACCAAAATCTTCTTATCTGTTGGTTATTAAGCTGGATAACGGAACAAGTACTTCTAAGAAAATTATTGTTCAATAACCAAAGGTGGATCAAATCAAAGATAAAGTCAGGTAAAAAGATGGGCTCTATCTTATCATTTTAAATTAAGATATTAAAAATTACCTTTATAAAACATGAAAAAAACTATCATCTTAATGGCCGCTATTTTTGGCCTTCAGGCAAATGCTCAATCATGGAATATTACTGGAAATGCAGGAACAAATCCAGCTTCCAATTTTATCGGAACTACTGATAATCAGCCCTTAGTTTTTAAAATTAACGGCGCTGAGAAAATGAAATTGTCACCTAATGGAAGACTTGTGTTTTTTGATGTTCACTCACAAACCTGGGCTTACAATTTATATATTGGAGGTGGGAATGAAGTTCCATCCAATAATGCAGGAGGGGTTAATTATGCTAACGTAGCGGTAGGATTAGGTTCGATGAGCTCTAATACAACGGGATCATCAAATACGGCGCTAGGTTATAATACAATGACGAAAAGTACGACCGGATCTTTGAATACTGCCTTGGGTATTAATTCTATGCAAAATTCAGTGGGTGCAAGCAATAACGTAGCCGTTGGTCATAACACCTTAGGCGGTATGATTGCAGGTGAATATAATACGGCGGTTGGATTTTCAGCAATGCGTACCTGGGGAAGTACTGCTTCAGTTCCTTTGGTAGGAAATACTGCAATAGGAAACAGTGCATTAATGGATATCAATAACGGGTCTTATAATACTATAATGGGACATAACTCATTTCTGAGAACCGTAAATGCCAATTATAATGTTGTAATAGGAGCCAATATTGCGCCACTAGTGAATAATGCTAACAGTAATATTTATATTGGAAATAATATTGCAGCGGTTGGAACAAGCCCTTCCAATGAACTGAACATCGGAAACTGGATTGTCGGAAACAACGGAACGATCGGTATCGGACAATTTACCAATCAGCTTCCGGCTGATGGAGTTGCAACAGATGGGCAAAAGTATAAATTATTCGTAAAAGACGGAATCAGAACCGAGAAAGTAAAAGTGGATATTGCTGCCAGCAATGGATGGGCAGATTATGTTTTTGCAAAAGATTATAAACTGATGCCATTAAACGACCTTGCTCAGTTTATTGATAAAAACGGACACCTACCGGAAGTTCCTACAACAGACGAAGCTATTAAAAATGGTATTGAGCTGAAAGAAATGAATATCCTTCTTCTTAAAAAAATTGAAGAACTTACACTTTATACCCTTGAGCAGCAAAAAAGAATAGAAGCTCTGGAAAAGAAAGTGAAATAACATACATAATCAATGGCTGTTTTCAAATGATCTCACAGGTAAAAAGATCTTTTGAACATTTGATATATATTATTTTAATTGTAAAGAGAATGGCTGTCCGGTATGGGCAGCCATTTATTTTTATTTAAAAGTTTTAAATTTTATTTAAACCTGTATCCTACACCTGCCTGTAAAAAGCCGATTTTTGTAGGTACAGCATTCTCTTTG is part of the Chryseobacterium lactis genome and encodes:
- a CDS encoding 3-coathanger stack domain-containing protein, with the protein product MKTKNIFLFVLALIGGGLLQAQHENDNWRFGSNNWRFDTNVAPNGFIQTTGLNPYIRYASSVISDKNTGNLLFYSNGYNVYNKNNGIMDGGDHLFGAISYEYTSIGNPSDQSSVIVPLPGSNSKYYVFYINGDRNLKDQTTVPTPNPATNYGLRYAIVDMSLNGGLGKVISKNNILFSNSLTNALTSTFGSDGNSYWIVTANNGNILSYKLDASGLNTTPVVSIGKEYGTFIKISPDSKKLLTRKYNAMWLSDFNNTTGSVTNSVNIVANNNFIGSYNDASGTPNSAEFSPDSNIVYFIGAQACLCLYPAGIIGWSGLSMYNITTGSLVGAANTSSQYIFPLNGTTASMQRATNGKIYLIYNTKQQDDGFGFYKVSFGSDSTFPPTSYSWGVINTPNVWSPTVNPLSTITPPAGTSNGFSFPQLIPSSSDAVNPCPDVLTITTPVTSSQIYQAGKSIFASSAINDNLTVDYKAGLNVDLLPGFSVNAVTNGVFKAYISPCTISAFLKERTVGAMEPNFAKTNLNTTFSDVKIYPNPASTIVKIDSGRNKVAGWMLYDLSGKVVLDGKDTTIPVEKLPKSSYLLVIKLDNGTSTSKKIIVQ
- a CDS encoding autotransporter outer membrane beta-barrel domain-containing protein, producing MKKTIILMAAIFGLQANAQSWNITGNAGTNPASNFIGTTDNQPLVFKINGAEKMKLSPNGRLVFFDVHSQTWAYNLYIGGGNEVPSNNAGGVNYANVAVGLGSMSSNTTGSSNTALGYNTMTKSTTGSLNTALGINSMQNSVGASNNVAVGHNTLGGMIAGEYNTAVGFSAMRTWGSTASVPLVGNTAIGNSALMDINNGSYNTIMGHNSFLRTVNANYNVVIGANIAPLVNNANSNIYIGNNIAAVGTSPSNELNIGNWIVGNNGTIGIGQFTNQLPADGVATDGQKYKLFVKDGIRTEKVKVDIAASNGWADYVFAKDYKLMPLNDLAQFIDKNGHLPEVPTTDEAIKNGIELKEMNILLLKKIEELTLYTLEQQKRIEALEKKVK